ATCGGCGCCAACGGGGCGGGCAAGACTTCCACCCTGAAGGCCCTGGCCCGGCAACTGGACCCGGCGGGGGGCAGCATCCGCTACCGGGGCCAGGAAATCAGCCGCCTGCCGCCCCACGACGTAATCCGCACCGGCATCGCCCTGGTGCCGGAAGGCCGGGGCACCTTCGCCCGCCTGACGGTCACGGAAAACCTGGAAATGGGCGCCTACAGCCGCAATCAGCCCCGGGAAGCAGCCCAGGACATGGAGCGCATTTTCACCCTCCTGCCCCGGCTCAAAGAACGGCGCCACCAGCTGGCCGGCACCCTGTCCGGAGGGGAGCAGCAGATGCTGGCCATGGGCCGGGCCCTCATGGGCCGTCCCCAGCTCCTGCTCCTGGACGAGCCCTCCATGGGCTTAGCGCCCCTCATGGTGCAGAAGGTTTTTGAGGTGGTGAAGGAAGTGGCGGGCCAGGGCATGACCATTCTGCTGGTGGAACAGAACGCCCGCCTAGCCCTGGAGGTGAGCCAGCGGGGCTATGTGATGGAATCGGGCCAGATCACCCTCCAGGACGAGGCCCGGGCCCTGCTCCACAATCCCCGGGTCCAGGCCGCCTACCTGGGTGAATAGGGTCGGGGATTCGCCCCATTCGGGGCGACCTGCCCTATTCCATCTTATCCGCGAAGCTCAGGGCTTCCAGGTGGGCCCGATTCACGTCGTCCGCCTTTAAGCCCAGCATGGCCGCCGAGGCCGCCAGGCCTTCCCCGTCCAGGGCTTCCGTGGCCAGGGCCAGATCGTAGAAGGGCTGGTAGATGCCGCCCCGCCCCAGCAACAGGTCGGTAATGGTCTCGGGCAGGTGCATGGCTTCCAGCACCTGATCCATGGGCACCCCCAGCATGTGGTCCAGGAGGGAAAAGGCTCCGGCGATGAAAAGGTTGTCGTATTCCGCCCGATCCACCAGGCCGTGGCCCAGGGTTTCCATGAGCCGGCCCCGGGTCAGGGCGGTGTGCATCATGGCCGGCGCCATGGGGTCCTTGGAGGCGGTAACCAGGAGCAGGGACAGCCACTTGTTGAGCTTGTCGTAGCCGAGAATAGTCACCGCGTGCTTGAAGGACTGGATTTCACAGGACAGGCCAAAGCCCACCGAATTGATGTAGCGCAGCAGCTTGTAGGAAAGGGCCACGTCCTGCTTCAAGGCCGTCTCGATCTTGGCCACATCCTCGTTGTTCCGCACCAGATTGAGCACCCGGATGATGTGGGCGTGGCTGGGGTTGAGACTCTTGCCCGCGGGCACGGTGAGGCGCTTGAAAAACCAGCCGGAGGCGGCGGATACGCCGCTATCCATGGCCGCCTGGAATTCCTGGGGGGTATCCGTATTAAAGGCCAGGGGAATGCCGAAGGCCTTGGTTTTGGCCACCAGCCCGGAAATTTGGGCCGGGGAATAGCTGTCCACATCAAAGCCGATGAAACGGAAGGGCAGGCCGGACGCCAGGTTATCCGCTCCGTCCTCGCCAAAATCCAGGCTCAGGGCGCAGGGATGGGCCTGTAATTCTGCCCGCAGGGCCCCGTCCCCGTTCCCCAGGGCATAGGGGGGAATTTCCAGCACGGTGTTTTCCGGCGGCGCCCAGAGCAGGAGATCCGGCCCCAGAGGCGCGCCAGCGCTGATAAACACGGACTTTTCCCCCTGGGGCCAGACCTCGGCCAGGGCGGTGAGGGCCGCGGCGGCGGCGGACATATCTCCCTGGGGATCGGGGAAATTGAGCCGGAAGCGGTTGGCGATAATTTTGCCCTGGCGGTTAAGCACGGGCTGGCGGGACAGAAAAACCTCAGGCATGACGCCTCCAAAGGCGGTCGATTCAGGCGGAAAAGGTGAAGGAATCGGCGAAAAATTCCGTTTCAGGCAGGGCGCAGCGACTAGCAAAATCCCGCCGGGCCGAGTCGATCATGGCGGGCGCCCCGCAGGCATAGACCTGGAAGCCGGACAGGTCGGGAAAATCGGCCATCACCGCCTCGTGGACGAAGCCGGTGCGGCCGCTCCAACCGTCTTCCGGCGCCGGGTCGGAAAGCACGGGCACGTAGTGGATATGGCCATGGTCCGCCGCCCACTGGCGGGGCAAGGCGTCCATATACAGCCCGGCCCGGTTCCGGTTACCCCAGTAGATGTACAGGGGCCGTTGGTCCCCTTCCCTCAGGGCGTGCTCCACCAGGGCCTTGATGGGGGCGA
This sequence is a window from Azospira inquinata. Protein-coding genes within it:
- a CDS encoding EAL and HDOD domain-containing protein; amino-acid sequence: MPEVFLSRQPVLNRQGKIIANRFRLNFPDPQGDMSAAAAALTALAEVWPQGEKSVFISAGAPLGPDLLLWAPPENTVLEIPPYALGNGDGALRAELQAHPCALSLDFGEDGADNLASGLPFRFIGFDVDSYSPAQISGLVAKTKAFGIPLAFNTDTPQEFQAAMDSGVSAASGWFFKRLTVPAGKSLNPSHAHIIRVLNLVRNNEDVAKIETALKQDVALSYKLLRYINSVGFGLSCEIQSFKHAVTILGYDKLNKWLSLLLVTASKDPMAPAMMHTALTRGRLMETLGHGLVDRAEYDNLFIAGAFSLLDHMLGVPMDQVLEAMHLPETITDLLLGRGGIYQPFYDLALATEALDGEGLAASAAMLGLKADDVNRAHLEALSFADKME
- a CDS encoding ABC transporter ATP-binding protein — translated: MSEALLIAEGLRIAYGGIQAVKGITFHINPGETVALIGANGAGKTSTLKALARQLDPAGGSIRYRGQEISRLPPHDVIRTGIALVPEGRGTFARLTVTENLEMGAYSRNQPREAAQDMERIFTLLPRLKERRHQLAGTLSGGEQQMLAMGRALMGRPQLLLLDEPSMGLAPLMVQKVFEVVKEVAGQGMTILLVEQNARLALEVSQRGYVMESGQITLQDEARALLHNPRVQAAYLGE